In Canis lupus dingo isolate Sandy chromosome 1, ASM325472v2, whole genome shotgun sequence, a single genomic region encodes these proteins:
- the SERPINB7 gene encoding serpin B7, which translates to MASLAAANAEFCFNLFREMDNNQGSENVFFSSLSIFTALALVRLGARGDCVSQIDKMLHFNTASGWGSSSNTQPGLQSQLKRVLSDINTSHRYYELSIVNGLFAEKVFDFHKDYIECAEKLYNAKVERVDFTNDVEDTRYKINKWVENETHGKIRNVFQEDGISSSAVMVLVNAVYFKGKWELAFSKNETLNCHFKSPKCPGKAVSMMHQERKFNLSVIRDPPMQVLELKYHGGISMYIMLPENDLSQIENRLTFQNLMEWTNPRKMSSQYVEVFLPQFKIEKNYEIKHHLRALGLKDIFDESRADLSGIAAGGRLYVSKMVHKSYIEVTEEGTEATAATGSNIVEKQLPESRVFRADHPFLFIIRKNDIILFSGKVSCP; encoded by the exons ATGGCCTCCCTTGCTGCAGCAAATGCAGAGTTTTGCTTCAATCTGTTCAGAGAGATGGATAAcaatcaaggaagtgaaaatgtgttcttttcttcCCTGAGCATCTTCACTGCCTTGGCCCTGGTCCGTTTGGGCGCACGGGGTGATTGTGTTTCCCAGATTGATAAG ATGCTTCACTTCAACACAGCGTCAGGATGGGGAAGCTCTTCTAACACTCAG CCAGGACTTCAATCTCAGCTGAAAAGAGTCCTCTCTGATATAAACACGTCCCATAGGTATTACGAGCTCAGCATTGTCAATGGTCTTTTTGCAGAAAAAGTGTTTGACTTTCATAAG gaCTATATTGAGTGTGCTGAAAAATTATACAATGCCAAAGTGGAACGAGTTGACTTTACAAATGATGTAGAAGATAccagatataaaattaataaatgggtTGAAAATGAGACACATG gtaAAATCAGGAATGTCTTTCAAGAAGATGGCATAAGCTCCTCTGCTGTAATGGTGCTGGTGAATGCCGTGTACTTCAAAGGCAAGTGGGAGTTGGCTTTCAGCAAGAATGAAACCTTAAATTGTCATTTCAAATCTCCCAAg TGTCCTGGGAAAGCAGTCTCCATGATGCATCAAGAACGGAAGTTCAATTTGTCTGTCATTAGAGACCCACCCATGCAGGTTCTTGAGCTCAAGTATCATGGTGGCATAAGCATGTACATAATGCTGCCTGAGAATGACCTATCCCAA ATTGAAAACAGGCTGACCTTTCAGAATCTAATGGAGTGGACCAATCCAAGAAAAATGAGCTCTCAGTATGTTGAGGTGTTTCTTCCTCAATTCAAGATAGAGAAGAATTATGAAATCAAACATCATTTAAGAGCCCTGGGGCTGAAAGACATCTTTGATGAATCCAGAGCTGATCTGTCTGGTATAGCTGCAGGAGGCCGTCTATATGTGTCCAAAATGGTGCACAAGTCCTACATAGAGGTCACTGAGGAGGGTACAGAGGCCACTGCTGCTACAGGAAGTAACATTGTAGAAAAGCAGCTCCCAGAGTCCAGGGTGTTCAGAGCTGATCACCCATTCCTTTTCATCATCAGGAAGAATGACATCATCTTGTTTAGTGGCAAAGTCTCTTGCCCTTGA